In Etheostoma cragini isolate CJK2018 chromosome 9, CSU_Ecrag_1.0, whole genome shotgun sequence, the following are encoded in one genomic region:
- the lnp1 gene encoding leukemia NUP98 fusion partner 1 isoform X2 has translation MSLRLLPSLMVDDDDDDGNFTKWMSSYWGHGAECGHSRERKHSFRRSAKTHGDRRASLPTVSQLDAMKLNRFHAATLTASPGHIKTREEKGEVRPHQRARCTFSDDNSHSKSAVPENRITTIPELTESFQKRLFLRDKRTMSVNGDDKLCLICYNDMQKGGGGVQELHCAHRFHKECMEQWLWKKQTCPTCCVHVYMPKPFYWSSSHIKVP, from the exons ATGTCTCTCAGGCTCCTGCCTTCCCTCATGGTcgacgacgatgatgatgatggtaaCTTCACAAAATGGATGAGTAGTTACTGGGGTCACGGGGCAGAATGTGGACACTCCAGAGAGAGGAAACACAGTTTCAGAAGATCTGCAAAAACACACGGTGATCGAAGAGCATCCCTCCCGACTGTG TCCCAGTTAGATGCCATGAAGTTGAACAGGTTCCACGCAGCGACATTGACCGCCAGTCCGGGCCACATCAAGACGCGAGAGGAGAAGGGGGAGGTCCGGCCTCACCAGAGAGCTCGCTGTACCTTCTCAGACGACAACAGCCACTCCAAGTCCGCCGTCCCTGAGAACCGCATCACCACCATCCCTGAGCTCACAGAGTCTTTCCAGAAGAGACTTTTTCTCCGTGATAAGAGGACCATGTCCGTG AATGGTGATGACAAGTTGTGCCTAATCTGTTACAATGACATGCAGAAGGGTGGTGGCGGAGTTCAAGAGCTGCACTGTGCACACCGCTTCCACAAAGAG tgCATGGAGCAGTGGCTGTGGAAAAAACAGACGTGTCCCACATGCTGTGTCCACGTGTACATGCCGAAGCCCTTCTATTGGTCTTCGTCCCACATCAAAGTCCCATAA
- the lnp1 gene encoding leukemia NUP98 fusion partner 1 isoform X1, which translates to MSLRLLPSLMVDDDDDDGNFTKWMSSYWGHGAECGHSRERKHSFRRSAKTHGDRRASLPTVSQLDAMKLNRFHAATLTASPGHIKTREEKGEVRPHQRARCTFSDDNSHSKSAVPENRITTIPELTESFQKRLFLRDKRTMSVNGDDKLCLICYNDMQKGGGGVQELHCAHRFHKEAAQRLEQCRPRSGSEAAACEVRRLSDERRYSADGPISMVKEPHTPRRQLSLRRHR; encoded by the exons ATGTCTCTCAGGCTCCTGCCTTCCCTCATGGTcgacgacgatgatgatgatggtaaCTTCACAAAATGGATGAGTAGTTACTGGGGTCACGGGGCAGAATGTGGACACTCCAGAGAGAGGAAACACAGTTTCAGAAGATCTGCAAAAACACACGGTGATCGAAGAGCATCCCTCCCGACTGTG TCCCAGTTAGATGCCATGAAGTTGAACAGGTTCCACGCAGCGACATTGACCGCCAGTCCGGGCCACATCAAGACGCGAGAGGAGAAGGGGGAGGTCCGGCCTCACCAGAGAGCTCGCTGTACCTTCTCAGACGACAACAGCCACTCCAAGTCCGCCGTCCCTGAGAACCGCATCACCACCATCCCTGAGCTCACAGAGTCTTTCCAGAAGAGACTTTTTCTCCGTGATAAGAGGACCATGTCCGTG AATGGTGATGACAAGTTGTGCCTAATCTGTTACAATGACATGCAGAAGGGTGGTGGCGGAGTTCAAGAGCTGCACTGTGCACACCGCTTCCACAAAGAG GCGGCTCAGAGGTTGGAGCAGTGTCGGCCCCGCAGCGGCAGTGAAGCAGCAGCTTGTGAGGTGAGGAGACTCTCGGATGAGAGGAGGTATTCAGCAGACGGGCCAATCTCCATGGTGAAGGAGCCGCACACCCCCCGCCGTCAACTTTCCCTGCGTAGACATCGCTGA
- the tmem45a gene encoding transmembrane protein 45A, whose translation MGSFKGHALPGCFFLVAGIWWTGKHSLWHATRRNKNIGSTRLASRASQRRLEIAESSVILFCSFVGMLAEQFAADGPRLQLYNVAEKHWQYLMNWQHATMYLFFGVAATVNLVVHTTEVAPLAMDRLMLAIAFFNEGFLFFYHLHGRSMLDVHVHQLLLFAVFGEAIVAFLEVFQRGNIILELLRCTLTLLQGSWFWQIGYVLYPPHGPEWDLNDHSNMMFVTMCYSWHLAFAMLVVSTLYCTVSCVVRSRLRRTPPVEMGLLKLRDRDPESEDEIV comes from the exons ATGGGAAGCTTCAAGGGCCACGCGCTCCCTGGATGCTTCTTCCTGGTAGCTGGGATCTGGTGGACAGGGAAGCACTCGCTCTGGCACGCCACCCGCAGGAACAAGAACATAGGCTCCACCCGGCTGGCCAGCAGAGCCTCACAGCGCCGCCTGGAGATCGCCGAAAGCTCTGTCATACTCTTCTGCTCTTTTGTTG GGATGCTGGCGGAGCAGTTTGCAGCAGATGGGCCGAGACTACAGCTGTACAACGTTGCGGAGAAACACTGGCAGTATCTGATGAACTGGCAGCACGCCACCATGTACCTGTTCTTTGGCGTGGCCGCCACCGTCAATCTGGTTGTACACACCACAGAGGTTGCTCCGCTGGCAATGGATAGGTTAATGCTGGCTATTGCTTTCTTTAATGAAG gatttcttttcttctaccACCTCCATGGCAGGAGTATGCTGGACGTCCATGTGCACCAGCTACTTCTCTTCGCCGTCTTTGGCGAGGCAATTGTTGCCTTCCTGGAGGTCTTCCAGCGAGGTAACATCATCCTGGAGCTGCTGCGCTGCACCCTCACTCTCCTGCAGGGGAGCTGGTTCTGGCAG ATTGGTTATGTGCTGTACCCTCCCCACGGTCCTGAGTGGGACCTTAATGATCACAGCAACATGATGTTCGTCACCATGTGTTACTCCTGGCACCTCGCCTTCGCCATGCTCGTCGTGAGCACGCTCTATTGCACCGTCAGCTG TGTGGTTCGCTCCAGATTGAGGAGGACTCCTCCAGTGGAAATGGGACTTCTGAAGCTGAGAGACAGAGATCCAGAGTCAGAAGATGAGATTGTGTGA
- the sft2d2a gene encoding SFT2 domain containing 2a: protein MDKLKSVLSGEEARRDDRTILETVNEASTLGWGTRVKGFVACFVVGAGFTVLGVGMLWLPRIGITIFIVFYTLGNICALGSTMFLMGPMKQLKRMCDKTRALATAIMITCLVLTLCAAFWWKNFGLALLFCILQVLAFAWYSLSYIPFMREALLKLLAVCIK, encoded by the exons ATGGACAAATTAAAATCCGTTTTGAGTGGTGAAGAGGCTCGGAGAGATGACCGAACCATTTTAGAG ACTGTGAATGAAGCCTCGACCCTGGGCTGGGGGACACGTGTCAAGGGATTCGTCGCCTGTTTCGTGGTCGGAGCCGGGTTCACAGTTTTG GGGGTCGGGATGCTCTGGCTCCCCCGGATCGGAATCACCATCTTCATCGTGTTTTACACTTTAGGAAACATATGTGCACTGGGGAG CACCATGTTTCTGATGGGGCCGATGAAGCAGTTGAAAAGGATGTGTGACAAAACAAGAGCGCTGGCCACCGCAATCATGATT ACTTGCCTTGTGTTGACCCTCTGTGCAGCCTTCTGG tggAAGAACTTTGGCCTGGCtttgttgttttgcatcttGCAAGTCTTGGCTTTTGCGTG GTACAGTCTGTCCTACATCCCGTTTATGAG GGAGGCGTTATTGAAGCTGTTGGCGGTGTGCATAAAGTAA
- the chd1l gene encoding chromodomain-helicase-DNA-binding protein 1-like, whose product MADILLKIKNTVAEKKKTAVAQSDLQKWGLRGIQLRPYQLDGVQWLTQCLENQQGCILGDEMGLGKTCQTISLLVYMSGALGRKGPFLVLSPLSVMENWRKELECFAPSLTVLCYKGDKERRAELQRETHTQDFHLLLTTYELCLKDASFLRRWKWKILVVDEAHRLKNQNSLLHKTLTEFSVGFRVLLTGTPIQNNLQELHSLLSFIQPSIFTADETDSFANSYANVQSQPALAAELQSVLEPFLLRRVKSEVALDLPKKTELLVYHGMSALQKKYYKAILMKDLEAFGNEQGSKNRLLNILMNLRKCVNHPYLFNGVEPEPFEMGEHLIEASGKLCLLDSMLTHLHKGGHRILLFSQMTRMLDILQDYMEYRGYSYERLDGSVRGEERNLAVKNFSSKPIFVFLLSTKAGGVGLNLTAADTVIFMDSDFNPQNDLQAAARCHRIGQNRPVKVIRLLARDTVEEIMYSRAVSKLHLTSTVIEEGRFSLLDQAQSAAAGLQLSEILKFGVDKLLSSDESSVQDVKLEKILGPSRQGQWVDEDFTSLKEKQNEEEDENGSESDGQNHMYYFEGKDYSKDPSSEDQMSFECLLEEQLAKFQRAAGEGRALRHKAGLSLSVGLGMPTRKRKPLTEAELELRRRRREEASAKRAKIQEDLKKKQQEQKYKKKMAWWESCGYRSLCLPSVDREEEEEEEEVEEEEDDSSVCSTDSDSTGIHYILGDVTHPHAAQADAIIVHCVDDSGRWGRGGLFTALEQRSDEPQKKYELAGKMQDLDLGNVLLFPIDDKQSRLDGQDQLALIVAQQRDKANNLSGILLTALDEALKKIYTAAKRQKASVHLPRIGHSTKGFNWYGTERLIRKHLASRGIPTFIYYHNRAAKNTAPPQTSTSVTLTSTSSPKPQLRNPHRLAEETEAESPGPPGPLQSSSRGPTQLPDFMRGVRVFFYNLPASERKRLARYLITYDGDEEEIMSPEVTHIVAVVENSFHSQELQDLVRQYTQPVPVQKAWLESCFSKQRKVNTALFLHLLR is encoded by the exons ATGGCAGACATTTtgttaaagataaaaaacaccgtggcagagaaaaagaagaccGCCGTAGCTCAGAGTGACTTGCAGAAGTGGGGTTTGAGAG GGATCCAGCTGAGACCTTACCAGCTGGATGGGGTGCAGTGGCTCACCCAGTGCCTGGAGAACCAGCAGGGATGCATTTTAGGAGACGAAATGGGTCTGGGGAAAACCTGTCAG ACAATCTCTCTGCTGGTGTACATGTCCGGAGCTCTCGGGAGGAAAGGTCCGTTTTTGGTGCTGAGCCCACTCTCTGTCATGGAGAACTGGAGAAAGGAGTTGGAATG CTTCGCTCCGTCTCTGACTGTGCTGTGTTACaagggagacaaagagagacggGCTGAGCTTCagagggaaacacacacacaggacttcCATCTTCTGCTCACTACATATGAG CTGTGTCTCAAAGATGCTTCATTCTTGAGACG GTGGAAGTGGAAGATTCTCGTGGTAGACGAGGCTCACAGACTGAAGAATCAGAATTCATTATTGCACAAAACTTTGACAGAG TTTTCAGTTGGTTTTAGAGTCCTTCTGACAGGGACCCCCATCCAGAACAACCTGCAGGAGCTCCACTCTCTGCTGAGCTTCATTCAGCCCAGCATCTTTACAGCTGATGAGACGGACAGCTTTGCCAACTCTTACGCCAATGTACAGAGTCAACCTGCTCTCG CTGCTGAGCTGCAAAGTGTCCTCGAGCCCTTCTTGCTTCGTAGAGTCAAGTCAGAAGTAGCTTTAGATCTGCCAAAGAAGACGGAGCTGCTGGTGTACCACGGCATGTCGGCCCTGCAGAAGAAATACTACAAAGCCATTCTGATGAAGGATCTAG agGCTTTTGGAAATGAACAGGGCAGCAAGAACCGGCTTCTGAACATCTTGATGAACCTGAGGAAGTGTGTTAACCACCCATACCTGTTTAATG GTGTGGAACCAGAGCCTTTTGAGATGGGGGAGCATCTCATTGAAGCCAGTGGGAAACTTTGCCTTTTGGACAGCATGCTGACTCACCTTCACAAAGG GGGCCATCGGATCCTGCTGTTCTCCCAGATGACGAGGATGCTGGACATCCTTCAGGATTACATGGAGTACAGAG GTTATAGCTATGAACGTCTGGATGGGTCCGTCCGAGGGGAAGAAAGAAATCTAGCAGTGAAGAACTTCAGCAGCAAACCTATCTTTGTCTTTCTACTCAGCACCAAAGCAG GAGGAGTGGGCCTGAACCTCACAGCTGCTGACACTGTCATTTTTATGGACAGTGACTTCAACCCTCAAAATGACCTGCAGGCTGCAGCACGCTGCCATCGGATTGGTCAGAACAG GCCCGTGAAAGTGATCCGCCTTTTGGCAAGAGACACTGTTGAGGAAATAATGTATTCTCGTGCTGTGTCCAAGTTACACCTCACCAGCACTGTTATTGAAGAAGGACGCTTCTCTTTGCTGGACCAAGCTCAGTCAGCCGCTGCTGGACTGCAG CTTAGTGAGATTTTGAAATTTGGGGTAGACAAGCTTTTGTCTTCGGACGAAAGCTCTGTACAGGATGTGAAACTGGAGAAGATCCTCGGTCCATCACGTCAGGGTCAGTGGGTGGATGAAGACTTCACCTCGctcaaagaaaagcagaatgaggaggaggatgagaacGGCTCTGAATCTGACGGGCAGA ACCACATGTACTACTTTGAGGGGAAAGACTACAGTAAGGACCCCAGCTCTGAAGACCAGATGAGCTTTGAGTGTTTGCTGGAGGAGCAGCTGGCCAAATTTCAGAGAGCTGCAGGAGAGGGACGCGCTCTGCGACACAAAGCTGGA CTCTCACTGTCGGTGGGCCTCGGGATGCCGACGAGGAAGAGGAAACCTCTTACTGAGGCTGAGCTGGAACTGAGGCGCCGGAGAAGGGAGGAGGCTTCAGCCAAGAGAGCCAAAATCCAGGAGGACCTGAAGAAGAAGCAACAAGAGcagaaatacaagaaaaa AATGGCGTGGTGGGAGTCATGCGGCTACAGATCACTGTGCTTGCCGTCTgtggacagagaagaagaagaagaagaagaagaagtggaggaggaggaggatgatagCAGCGTATGCTCCACAGACTCTGACAGCACAGGCATCCATTACATTCTTGGGGACGTCACTCATCCTCACGCCGCTCAGGCAGACGCTATCATCGTCCACTGTGTTG ATGACTCAGGCCGGTGGGGCAGGGGAGGCCTGTTTACCGCTCTAGAGCAGCGATCAGATGAACCACAAAAGAAGTATGAGTTGGCCGGCAAGATGCAAG ATTTGGACCTTGGAAATGTGCTGCTCTTCCCCATCGATGACAAACAGTCCAGATTAGACGGCCAGGATCAA TTAGCCCTAATCGTGGCACAGCAAAGAGACAAAGCAAACAACTTGTCTGGGATCCTTCTAACTGCTCTGGACGAAGCTCTGAAGAAGATTTACACTGCAGCCAAGAGACAAAAGG CGAGTGTACATCTTCCTCGCATCGGCCACTCCACCAAAGGTTTCAACTGGTACGGCACAGAGAGGCTCATCAGAAAACACTTGGCTTCAAGAGGCATCCCCACATTCAT ATACTATCACAACAGAGCAGCAAAGAACACAGCTCCACCTCAGACATCCACCTCTGTGACCTTAACGTCAACATCCTCCCCCAAACCACAGTTGCGTAACCCCCATAGGCTGGCTGAGGAGACGGAAGCAGAAAGCCCAGGCCCCCCCGGTCCTCTCCAGAGCTCGAGCCGCGGCCCCACCCAGCTCCCCGATTTTATGAGGGGAGTGCGTGTGTTTTTCTACAACCTGCCTGCATCAGAGAGGAAGAGGCTGGCCCGCTACCTTATCAC TTATGATGGAGATGAGGAGGAGATCATGAGTCCGGAGGTCACCCACATAGTTGCAGTGGTGGAGAACAGCTTTCACTCACAG GAGCTCCAGGATCTGGTGCGTCAGTACACCCAGCCTGTCCCTGTGCAGAAGGCCTGGCTAGAGTCCTGCTTCTCCAAGCAACGGAAAGTCAACACCGCCCTGTTCCTACATCTGCTCCGATAA
- the traf3ip2l gene encoding uncharacterized protein traf3ip2l, whose product MSGGGGPMMLPTSIYSASAPNSHVSQLSRYLSNPHNTPEEDDETMSSKEQEARGVHKPDSAPNSDGYRPPPEHATFADDSLFSIQRPDREQEHKHNQTLSQPGSSYCLYQPRRNLPAGYSQPTPFPSRADGAWLHPSFASSWSGYPNSLPSSLNQNDYSGCSGDSGLSGYKYSTSMSSLEQPLSLCSNPPSGNLFHHTLSPYACSPQGAACCAQCPPDAFNRGPVANKPPWPQFHPPYGPYYPACRLPGAEYTHMGHNPPAKEKHPPHSTPLSLEQRRVFVTYEADNDEHVNEIINFVALLRHNGFDTHIDIFEQQFRSISKIDFMERYISEKEYLIIIIISPKYYETVTASPVGPVNDERTFNTVYIHKQLQTEFIQNGSKNFRFIPIVFPGAKKCHVPNWLQNTHVYDWPLHRDDILRRLMRVEKYNPPPIGELPTIVSIPI is encoded by the exons ATGTCAGGAGGGGGAGGCCCAATGATGCTGCCCACTTCAATCTACTCGGCCTCTGCACCCAATAG TCATGTCAGCCAGCTGAGCAGGTACCTGAGCAACCCCCACAACACGCCAGAAGAGGACGATGAGACCATGAGCTCTAAGGAGCAAGAAGCCAGGGGCGTTCACAAGCCAGACTCCGCCCCCAACTCTGATGGCTACCGCCCCCCTCCAGAGCATGCCACTTTTGCTGATGACTCCCTGTTCAGCATACAGAGGCCGGACAGGGAgcaggaacacaaacacaaccagacTCTCTCTCAACCTGGCTCCAGCTACTGCTTGTACCAGCCTCGCCGCAACTTGCCTGCCGGGTACAGCCAGCCGACGCCGTTCCCCAGCCGGGCTGATGGCGCCTGGCTCCACCCGAGCTTTGCCAGCAGCTGGTCAGGGTATCCCAACAGTTTGCCTTCCTCTCTGAACCAGAACGATTACTCCGGCTGTTCTGGCGATAGCGGCCTCTCAGGGTACAAGTACAGCACCAGTATGAGCAGCTTAGAGCAGCCGCTGTCTCTGTGCTCCAATCCGCCTTCAGGCAACTTGTTCCACCACACTCTGTCTCCGTACGCGTGCTCGCCCCAGGGAGCTGCCTGCTGCGCGCAGTGCCCCCCAGATGCATTCAACAGGGGGCCTGTGGCCAACAAACCCCCCTGGCCTCAATTCCACCCACCTTATGGCCCGTACT ATCCAGCCTGCAGACTACCTGGagctgaatacacacacat GGGCCACAACCCTCCAGCCAAAGAGAAGCACCCCCCTCACagcactcctctctctctggagCAGA GGAGGGTGTTTGTCACTTACGAAGCGGACAACGACGAGCACGTCAATGAGATCATCAACTTTGTTGCTCTGCTGCGACACAACGGCTTTGATACGCAT ATTGATATTTTTGAGCAGCAGTTCAGGAGTATAAGCAAGATAGACTTCATGGAGCGGTACATCAGTGAG AAAGAGTAcctgatcatcatcatcatcagtccCAAGTACTACGAGACGGTGACAGCCTCCCCTGTCGGCCCGGTGAACGACGAGCGGACCTTCAACACCGTCTACATTCATAAACAG CTCCAGACTGAGTTCATCCAGAATGGAAGCAAGAATTTCAGGTTTATTCCCATTGTGTTCCCCGGGGCTAAAAAG TGTCACGTCCCGAACTGGCTCCAAAACACGCACGTTTACGACTGGCCGCTCCATCGGGATGACATCCTGCGGCGGCTGATGAGGGTCGAGAAGTACAATCCACCCCCCATCGGGGAGCTACCGACCATCGTTTCCATCCCTATATAG